Proteins from a genomic interval of Rhodococcus rhodochrous:
- a CDS encoding DUF2231 domain-containing protein produces MNLHELLRAVESFDAVDRPAERIAQRIRRVLDGSVVDDLLRGSWLGHPVHPLLVTVPIGSWVSAAALDALPGQRTASRRLVALGLGAAVPTIVTGYTDFSTLEDAPQRRVGAVHAVSNAIGVICMATSYRARRARHDRAGTIWTLIGLGAVGVGGALGGHLSYAQGGGVYRWQRPSESVDLAAELEDIGARS; encoded by the coding sequence ATGAACCTGCACGAACTCCTGCGCGCCGTCGAATCCTTCGACGCTGTGGATCGGCCCGCCGAGCGCATCGCGCAGCGCATACGGCGAGTCCTCGACGGCTCCGTCGTCGACGACCTGCTCCGAGGTTCCTGGCTCGGACATCCCGTCCATCCGCTCCTCGTCACCGTCCCGATCGGGTCGTGGGTGTCCGCGGCGGCGTTGGACGCGCTGCCCGGGCAGCGCACCGCGTCCCGGCGACTCGTCGCGTTGGGACTGGGCGCGGCCGTCCCGACGATCGTCACCGGATACACCGACTTCTCCACCCTGGAGGATGCCCCTCAGCGCAGGGTCGGCGCGGTGCACGCCGTGTCCAACGCGATCGGGGTGATCTGCATGGCGACGTCCTATCGCGCGCGACGTGCCCGTCACGACCGGGCGGGAACGATATGGACTTTGATCGGTCTCGGCGCCGTCGGTGTCGGTGGTGCCCTCGGTGGCCATCTCTCCTACGCCCAGGGTGGCGGAGTGTATCGGTGGCAGCGACCGTCCGAGAGTGTCGATCTTGCAGCCGAACTCGAGGACATCGGCGCGAGGAGCTGA
- a CDS encoding PDDEXK nuclease domain-containing protein: MTEKTVGLPEDYPQFLDELEAQVRRARLRATRAANTELLILYWTLGHSLLERQRVHGWGSKVVDQLARDLRSEFPHMRGLSRRNLFYMRSFADAWPQEIVQQPVAQLPWGHVTVLLDKLDNRELRDWYAARAAEHGWSRHVLTHQIAGQLHRRVGAAPSNFPDQLLPQDSDLAQQLVRDPYIFDFLDLDERAAERELEAALMTRLEQVLLELGHGFAFVGRQYHFTVDHDDFYIDLLFFNWIQSRFVVVELKIGRFEPEYAGKLGFYVSWVDANLRVADRHAPTIGILLCAGRNDNVVRYSLAGTTAPLAVANYTYDTLPEPIRELVPTDSELADAVDATWDELTTDRADGDTAQS; this comes from the coding sequence GTGACCGAAAAGACCGTCGGGCTTCCCGAGGACTATCCGCAATTCCTGGACGAACTCGAAGCACAGGTTCGTCGAGCGCGTCTACGGGCTACACGCGCCGCGAATACCGAACTGCTGATCCTGTATTGGACGCTCGGGCACTCCCTTCTCGAGCGTCAACGTGTACACGGCTGGGGATCGAAGGTCGTCGACCAACTGGCCAGGGACCTGCGCTCCGAGTTTCCACACATGCGCGGTCTCTCACGCCGCAATCTCTTCTACATGCGGTCCTTCGCGGACGCCTGGCCCCAGGAAATAGTGCAACAGCCTGTTGCACAATTGCCATGGGGACATGTGACGGTACTTCTGGACAAGCTCGACAACCGAGAGCTTCGCGACTGGTACGCCGCGCGCGCAGCAGAACACGGGTGGTCGCGTCACGTTCTGACCCATCAGATCGCCGGGCAGTTACATCGCCGTGTAGGTGCCGCGCCGTCGAATTTTCCGGACCAACTTCTTCCACAGGACTCCGACCTCGCACAGCAACTCGTCCGCGACCCGTACATCTTCGATTTCCTCGATCTCGACGAGCGGGCCGCGGAACGAGAACTCGAAGCGGCACTGATGACACGCCTCGAACAGGTACTCCTCGAACTGGGGCACGGGTTCGCGTTCGTCGGCCGCCAGTACCACTTCACCGTCGACCACGACGACTTCTACATCGACCTGCTCTTCTTCAACTGGATTCAGTCGCGCTTCGTGGTGGTCGAGCTCAAGATCGGCCGGTTCGAGCCCGAATACGCCGGCAAACTCGGTTTCTACGTCTCCTGGGTGGACGCAAACCTGCGAGTCGCGGATCGGCACGCACCGACCATCGGGATCCTGCTGTGCGCGGGGCGCAACGACAACGTCGTGCGCTATTCGCTCGCGGGCACGACCGCTCCCTTGGCGGTTGCGAACTACACCTACGACACCCTGCCCGAACCCATCCGCGAACTCGTGCCTACCGACAGCGAACTCGCCGACGCGGTCGATGCGACCTGGGACGAACTCACGACGGACCGCGCCGACGGAGACACCGCGCAGAGCTGA
- a CDS encoding RidA family protein, whose protein sequence is MSSDTAAAVAPRPQGRYVPAVLAGDTVRTAGMTPRRDGELILTGRVGAEVTVEQARAAAVVAVGNALAAIRATLPEGTSFRPVEMVVYVASAPGFVDLSVVADGASDVIERELGVDALPARTAVGVHTLPGGAPLEIALTAVRG, encoded by the coding sequence GTGTCCTCTGATACTGCAGCTGCTGTTGCACCGCGTCCGCAGGGTCGGTACGTCCCGGCCGTGCTGGCCGGCGACACCGTCCGCACAGCGGGCATGACACCGCGTCGAGACGGCGAACTGATCCTCACCGGACGGGTCGGTGCGGAGGTCACCGTCGAACAGGCCCGGGCCGCCGCGGTCGTCGCGGTGGGCAACGCGCTGGCGGCGATCCGCGCGACGCTGCCGGAGGGCACGTCGTTCCGGCCGGTCGAGATGGTCGTCTACGTCGCGAGCGCGCCCGGTTTCGTCGATCTGTCGGTGGTCGCGGACGGCGCGTCGGACGTGATCGAACGCGAACTCGGTGTGGACGCGCTACCGGCCCGCACCGCCGTCGGCGTCCACACCCTGCCCGGTGGGGCACCGCTCGAGATCGCGCTGACCGCCGTCCGCGGATAG
- a CDS encoding gamma-glutamyltransferase family protein: MTRRATRPATLATGGMVASSHPLASLAGVRVLEDGGNAVDAALAMAAVTWLTLPGQCGIGGDAFAVVREPDGSVWTVNGSGYGPDGGTPDFYRERGLDAIPLDGALAVAVPGAPAALAALHRRGASRSLPELWAPAARIAESGLPCSAKTRTDVQTALHAIRGDTGLASVYTPGDRVPRLGDVLPQPDLARTIRALAEDPGSFYTGTLAERCVAALQGGGAPFSGDEWQAGASVDAEAALTGSYAGHVLHQTPLPTPGWMVLHQAALCDDALGTHPVLGAASIDRMARAATAAFEDRLRWCSSDNDGVARVLDPANIAAGRARIDGRAPAEAFTVSAGDTTSFVAVDAEGRAVSFIHSLAFTFGAKLTVPGTGIVLNNRLGRGAYLIDGHPNEVAPRRKPLHTLNAWIVTDSAGELRHVGNTPGGDGQVQWNMQLLSHLLDHGLDPQEAVSAPRFTVFPGSDADVLGEPTALRIEGDVADGVCDELRELGHRVEVLEPLGAEGSAQVISIDDRGVLSGGSDPRQEGVALGVL, translated from the coding sequence ATGACGCGGCGCGCGACACGACCGGCGACGCTCGCGACCGGAGGCATGGTCGCGTCGAGTCATCCGCTCGCGAGCCTCGCCGGGGTCCGCGTCCTCGAAGACGGCGGCAACGCCGTCGACGCGGCCCTGGCGATGGCAGCGGTCACGTGGCTGACCCTGCCCGGGCAGTGCGGCATCGGCGGCGACGCGTTCGCCGTGGTCCGCGAGCCCGACGGGTCGGTGTGGACCGTCAACGGCAGCGGTTACGGACCCGACGGCGGCACACCGGATTTCTACCGGGAACGGGGACTCGACGCGATCCCCCTCGACGGGGCGCTCGCCGTCGCCGTCCCTGGCGCGCCCGCCGCGCTGGCCGCACTGCACCGGCGGGGAGCGAGCAGGTCGCTGCCCGAACTGTGGGCACCGGCAGCCCGGATCGCCGAGAGCGGTCTGCCGTGTTCGGCGAAGACCCGGACCGACGTACAGACCGCCCTGCATGCGATCCGCGGCGACACCGGACTCGCCTCGGTGTACACACCGGGCGACCGGGTCCCGCGCCTCGGCGACGTGCTTCCCCAGCCCGACCTGGCCCGCACGATCCGTGCCCTGGCCGAGGATCCGGGATCGTTCTACACCGGCACGCTCGCCGAACGCTGCGTGGCTGCGCTGCAGGGGGGCGGAGCACCGTTCAGCGGTGACGAATGGCAGGCCGGGGCGTCGGTGGACGCGGAGGCGGCGCTCACCGGCAGCTATGCGGGGCACGTCCTGCACCAGACCCCCCTCCCCACACCGGGATGGATGGTGCTGCACCAGGCCGCCCTGTGCGACGACGCACTCGGGACCCACCCCGTGCTCGGTGCGGCGTCGATCGACCGCATGGCCCGCGCGGCCACCGCCGCCTTCGAAGACAGGCTCCGCTGGTGCTCGTCGGACAACGACGGGGTCGCACGCGTGCTCGATCCCGCGAACATCGCAGCGGGTCGCGCACGGATCGACGGGCGTGCACCGGCCGAGGCGTTCACCGTCTCCGCCGGGGACACGACATCGTTCGTCGCCGTGGACGCCGAGGGGCGGGCGGTGTCGTTCATCCATTCGCTGGCGTTCACCTTCGGAGCGAAGCTCACGGTGCCCGGGACGGGCATCGTGCTCAACAACCGGCTCGGTCGCGGTGCCTACCTGATCGACGGCCATCCGAACGAGGTGGCGCCGCGCCGCAAGCCCCTGCACACGCTCAACGCGTGGATCGTCACCGATTCGGCGGGCGAGCTGCGGCATGTGGGCAACACACCCGGCGGCGACGGGCAGGTGCAGTGGAACATGCAGCTGCTGTCGCACCTGCTCGACCACGGTCTCGACCCCCAGGAAGCCGTCTCGGCGCCGCGCTTCACCGTCTTCCCGGGATCGGACGCCGATGTGCTCGGCGAACCGACCGCGTTGCGGATCGAAGGCGACGTCGCCGACGGCGTGTGCGACGAACTGCGCGAACTCGGCCACCGGGTGGAAGTCCTCGAACCGCTGGGTGCCGAGGGCAGCGCGCAGGTGATCTCGATCGACGACCGCGGAGTGCTCTCCGGCGGCAGCGATCCACGACAGGAGGGGGTGGCTCTGGGTGTCCTCTGA
- a CDS encoding NAD(P)/FAD-dependent oxidoreductase has translation MTVRTVVTVGAGQVAAVAARTLRRRGFDGRIVLLGDEQHAPYQRPPLSKEFLAGREGVDSLALLPRKWLDANDIDIRTGVSVQRIDTATRTVEFDGGEIAADAIVLATGGRPRTLATTGSRPDLVHYLRTLDDATALAARLTPGSSLAIVGGGFIGLEIAATARSLGVTVTVLEQAEHLLGGILGEQVGRHCADLHRRNGVDLRTGTGVTSVTTSDRGVRIETTTGGVVEADAVVVGIGIVPNTDIAAASGLAVDGGIVVDATGRTSVENIYAAGDVAKRFSPREGRHVRVEHFDNANRQAAVVADTIVGRQSLSDDPHWFWSDQYDSNIQFAGSSSGTTELVVRGDTDSGEFSVFYLAGDVLTAAFAMDRGEDIMAARELVGRRVDAALLADEDTDLWEMYEEVEPA, from the coding sequence ATGACCGTTCGCACCGTAGTCACAGTGGGCGCCGGCCAGGTCGCCGCTGTCGCCGCACGCACCCTGCGTCGCCGCGGCTTCGACGGACGCATCGTGTTGCTCGGCGACGAGCAGCACGCCCCCTACCAGCGCCCACCCCTGTCGAAGGAATTCCTCGCAGGCCGCGAAGGAGTCGACTCCCTCGCACTACTGCCCCGGAAATGGCTCGACGCCAACGACATCGACATTCGTACCGGTGTGTCGGTGCAGCGCATCGACACCGCGACCCGCACGGTCGAGTTCGACGGCGGCGAGATCGCCGCCGACGCGATCGTCCTCGCCACGGGCGGACGCCCCCGCACCCTTGCCACCACCGGTTCCCGGCCCGATCTCGTCCACTACCTGCGCACCCTCGACGACGCGACCGCCCTCGCAGCCCGTCTGACCCCGGGTTCGAGCCTCGCGATCGTCGGCGGCGGCTTCATCGGACTCGAGATCGCCGCGACCGCACGATCTCTCGGCGTGACAGTGACGGTCCTCGAACAGGCCGAGCACCTCCTCGGAGGCATCCTCGGCGAGCAGGTCGGCCGGCACTGCGCCGATCTGCACCGCCGCAACGGTGTCGACCTGCGCACCGGCACGGGCGTCACCTCGGTGACCACTTCCGATCGCGGTGTGCGGATCGAGACCACCACCGGCGGGGTCGTCGAGGCCGACGCCGTGGTCGTCGGCATCGGCATCGTCCCCAACACCGACATCGCGGCGGCGAGCGGACTCGCCGTCGACGGCGGGATCGTGGTCGACGCCACCGGGCGCACCTCGGTCGAGAACATCTACGCGGCAGGCGATGTCGCGAAGCGGTTCTCCCCGCGTGAAGGCCGGCACGTGCGCGTCGAACACTTCGACAACGCGAACCGCCAGGCCGCGGTGGTCGCCGACACGATCGTCGGGAGGCAGTCGCTCTCCGACGACCCGCACTGGTTCTGGTCGGACCAGTACGACTCCAACATCCAGTTCGCCGGATCATCTTCCGGAACAACCGAACTCGTCGTCCGCGGTGACACCGACAGCGGAGAGTTCTCGGTCTTCTACCTCGCCGGTGACGTTCTGACCGCCGCCTTCGCGATGGACCGCGGCGAGGACATCATGGCGGCCCGCGAACTCGTCGGCCGCAGAGTCGACGCAGCGCTGCTCGCCGACGAGGACACCGATCTGTGGGAGATGTACGAGGAGGTCGAGCCCGCATGA
- a CDS encoding aldehyde dehydrogenase family protein, whose amino-acid sequence MTITGLNHIDGNWVPAASGAVFERRNPADETDLIGTFPDSDAIDVRNAVDALDKAAPEWAATPPERRAAILEAAADHLAARSAELVDELIREEGKTRAEASMEVSRTPMNLRFYAGEALRATGATFPAPGSTTIYTVREPIGIVGAITPWNFPLNIPSRKLGPALAAGNTVLFKPSEITPLMGQRLVEALLAGGLPEGAIALVQGDGKAGAAVSGDERIAAVTFTGSTEVGRAIHRSVGPDRRVQLEMGGKNPVVVLDDADLDAAAALIVKGAFGLSGQACTGTSRVVAVDAIYDELLEKIAERTRALRVGPGSGAAVDVGPLASRGQLDKFLEYVTIGTDEGARLVCGGVRCEDDALRDGFFVRPTIFADTAPGMRLLTDEIFGPVLAFQRAGSFDEALALANDTAFGLSASVVTRSLSAAQRFIAGSRTGLVKVNQPTTGMAMNAPFGGYKQSSTQTFKEQAGPTLMQFYQSEKTVYLSPDA is encoded by the coding sequence ATGACGATCACCGGACTGAACCACATCGACGGCAACTGGGTACCGGCCGCCTCCGGCGCGGTCTTCGAACGCCGCAACCCCGCCGACGAGACCGACCTGATCGGCACCTTCCCGGACTCCGACGCCATCGACGTCCGCAACGCCGTCGACGCGCTCGACAAGGCCGCACCCGAATGGGCCGCCACCCCGCCCGAGCGTCGCGCCGCGATCCTCGAGGCAGCCGCCGACCATCTCGCCGCACGCTCGGCCGAACTCGTCGACGAACTCATCCGCGAAGAGGGCAAGACCCGCGCCGAGGCGTCGATGGAGGTGAGCCGCACCCCCATGAACCTGCGCTTCTACGCAGGCGAGGCACTGCGCGCCACCGGTGCGACCTTCCCGGCACCGGGCTCCACGACCATCTACACCGTGCGCGAACCGATCGGGATCGTCGGTGCGATCACGCCGTGGAACTTCCCGCTCAACATCCCCTCCCGCAAGCTCGGGCCCGCGCTCGCCGCCGGCAACACGGTGCTGTTCAAGCCGTCCGAGATCACCCCGCTGATGGGTCAGCGACTCGTCGAGGCCCTGCTCGCCGGTGGTCTGCCCGAGGGCGCGATCGCGCTGGTACAGGGCGACGGCAAGGCCGGTGCGGCGGTGTCCGGCGACGAGCGGATCGCCGCGGTGACCTTCACCGGGTCCACCGAGGTCGGACGCGCCATCCACCGCAGCGTCGGCCCCGACCGGCGCGTACAGCTGGAGATGGGCGGCAAGAACCCCGTCGTCGTCCTGGACGACGCCGACCTCGACGCGGCGGCCGCACTGATCGTCAAGGGCGCCTTCGGATTGTCGGGCCAGGCGTGCACCGGCACCAGCCGGGTCGTCGCCGTCGACGCGATTTACGACGAACTGCTCGAGAAGATCGCCGAACGCACCCGCGCCCTGCGGGTCGGACCGGGTTCGGGTGCCGCCGTCGATGTCGGCCCGCTCGCGAGTCGCGGTCAGCTCGACAAGTTCCTCGAGTACGTCACCATCGGCACGGACGAAGGCGCACGGCTCGTGTGCGGCGGCGTGCGGTGCGAGGACGACGCGCTGCGAGACGGATTCTTCGTGCGGCCCACGATCTTCGCGGACACCGCCCCGGGGATGCGCCTGCTCACCGACGAGATCTTCGGCCCGGTCCTGGCCTTCCAGCGCGCCGGCTCCTTCGACGAGGCACTCGCCCTGGCGAACGACACCGCCTTCGGGCTCAGCGCCTCCGTCGTGACCCGGAGTCTCTCCGCCGCACAGCGTTTCATCGCCGGGTCGCGGACCGGGCTCGTAAAGGTCAACCAGCCCACCACGGGAATGGCCATGAACGCGCCGTTCGGCGGCTACAAGCAGTCGAGCACGCAGACCTTCAAGGAACAGGCCGGCCCCACGCTCATGCAGTTCTACCAGTCCGAGAAGACCGTCTACCTGTCCCCCGACGCCTGA
- a CDS encoding Rieske (2Fe-2S) protein translates to MEFKRVARSGQVPEGIVRRFYAEDYEFAISRLDGKAYATSNYCSHLDCLLSSGKLVQDGIGCSCHGSAFDLETGEPICPPATEPIKTYPCEERDGEIFVGIDPAEPPEGPRRRRMRSA, encoded by the coding sequence ATGGAGTTCAAGCGAGTGGCCCGATCCGGGCAGGTGCCCGAAGGCATCGTCCGCCGGTTCTACGCCGAGGACTACGAGTTCGCCATCTCCCGACTGGACGGCAAGGCGTACGCGACGTCCAACTACTGCTCACACCTCGACTGCCTGCTGTCGTCCGGCAAGCTCGTCCAGGACGGCATCGGATGCTCCTGCCACGGAAGCGCATTCGACCTCGAGACCGGTGAGCCGATCTGCCCGCCGGCCACCGAGCCCATCAAGACCTATCCGTGCGAGGAACGCGACGGCGAGATCTTCGTCGGGATCGACCCCGCCGAGCCGCCGGAAGGACCCCGTCGACGTCGGATGCGGTCGGCATGA
- a CDS encoding Rieske (2Fe-2S) protein, with protein sequence MGSGTAGADAAAESPTWVAVATVKEVTRRRKLRVEVDGLAIALFHANDRIYAFADLCIHQDRSLVKGTLLHGRVICPGHQWRFDLETGYEEDQDLCQPVYPVLVRDETVLVDPTPRPAPAASGKECTA encoded by the coding sequence ATGGGCAGCGGGACCGCCGGCGCCGACGCCGCCGCAGAGTCCCCGACCTGGGTCGCCGTCGCCACGGTGAAAGAGGTGACCCGACGCCGCAAACTCCGCGTGGAGGTCGACGGCCTCGCGATCGCACTGTTCCATGCGAACGACCGCATCTACGCCTTCGCCGACCTGTGCATCCATCAGGACCGTTCGCTCGTGAAGGGCACGCTCCTGCACGGCCGGGTCATCTGCCCCGGCCACCAGTGGCGCTTCGATCTCGAGACCGGATACGAAGAGGACCAGGACCTCTGCCAGCCGGTCTATCCCGTCCTCGTGCGCGACGAGACCGTCCTCGTCGACCCCACCCCGCGTCCGGCACCGGCCGCATCCGGAAAGGAGTGCACGGCATGA